CAGCTTTACTCTTTATTATTACTTCCTTTTTATCTGCACCTGCATGGATAACATGTGCATCTTTATCATAGGCTGACATAAGTTCTCTTATTTCTTCTACTTTAACCTGTTTATTTAGATCTACTTGTATTAAAGTTCCACCTGTAAAATCTATTCCATAATTAAGTCCTTTAATAGCCATTGTCAATATTCCAATAATAATAATTATTAAAGAAATACTAAAAAAAATCTTTCTATTTTTAATTATATCCACTATATCCACCTCTTTCTTATGCACCATAAAGTTTTGTATTTTCCCCACCAGTCATACCAACTGTCAATTTCAATAAATACTTAGTAATAAATACTGCTGTAATCATAGATGCAACAATACCTAGTATTAAAGTTACAC
This region of Tissierellales bacterium genomic DNA includes:
- a CDS encoding protein translocase subunit SecF produces the protein MDIIKNRKIFFSISLIIIIIGILTMAIKGLNYGIDFTGGTLIQVDLNKQVKVEEIRELMSAYDKDAHVIHAGADKKEVIIKSKA